In Candidatus Neptunochlamydia vexilliferae, the genomic stretch GAACCCTAGATTCATCTCACTGTAGAGATGGTCTCTTCTCTTTGAGAGACAACTTGTTGTGACAGCTTCTTGTCACAATGCGAAAAGGTGAACAAGGCCCTTCTATTGTGACAACAGTTCCTTTTATATCAATAAGATCTAAGAGCTTAGGGATGGCAGTAATCTCATTTGATTTGCCATCGACTTTTTGCTGTCCTAGTGTGAGCCCATGGCCTGTAGCCCAAGCGCTTACTATATGTACAAAAGAATTAGGCTCATCTGGCAATGCTGTCGCTCTCTGCGCTTTGCCATTGATACAAATGCCTCTAAGATTTCCTTCACCAATCATATCTTTCACCCAGTTAACAAAGCACTCGGAAAGAGAAACCGGGTCCAATAACATGTATGTGATGCGTAATGTAGAAAGGGAAGGGGCTCCATGTTCTAGCTTAAACAGCTTTTGCAACCAAGACTTATTGCTCTCTATCCATGTGTGAACACCGACCAGGTCATTAGCACCTGCCGTAACAGCACATAGAGTAAAAAAGAGAATATGTAATAATTGATGCTTCATTGACCCGGGGCGGCGATAGTCTTTTACATGTTTGAAATGGTTTTCGATGGGTTGTGTCAAAGATAAAATAAATTCCATAGCAATCGATGAGATAAATTCCATAGTCTGACGATCGGCGAAAAAATAGGATTTAGGAGCTGGTTGAGGCAACAGGAATAGGAAAGATGGGACTGATTTTCCCGCAACCAATCCCTCACTGAATGTAAGCGGGCCGTCGGTTATAGATGTCAATGCTGAGTGTGCGAACCGGAGGGTAGCATTGACATCTATAACCAGGACCGCTAAAAAAAGTCAGGGATTGGTCAGGGAAAATAGCTCATCTGATTAAACTGAAATTGTAGTTTGATTTAGTCAATGAAAACCCTTTTAATATGTTTTTGTAAACATTTTATGAGGATATAATGCTAGGATTAAATATGTGCATAACAATACAAACTCTTTGGAAGCAGGGGAAAAATAAGTCGGAAATTAGCCGCCTTACCAACCATGACTGGAAAACGGTTCATAATGTCATTAAAGCATTAGAGCAGGGAAAGTCAAAACCAGATAAGAAGCCTAGAAAGAGTCTTTTAGATCCATACAGGGAGAAAATCCTTGAGCTTTTAGAGATGGACTTGTCGAGTGTAAGGATCCATGAAGAGTTAAAAGCTCAAGGATGCTGTGCCGCTTACCCCACTGTCAAAGGATACGTTGGTAAGATAAAAAAAAGGGAAGACATCACAATCCGATTTCATGCCGAGCCAGGGGAAGAGGGACAAGTTGATTTTGGATACTTTGGAAAGACCCTCGATAACCAAGGGAAGTCAAGGAAGACATGGGTCTTTAATATGAGGCTAAGTTACTCACGGTTAGATTATTTTGAGAAAGTATATGATCAGACTGTAGCAACTTTTATACAGTGTCATATCAATGCCTTTAACTACTTCGGAGGTGTTCCAGCATCGATCAAGATCGATAACCTTAAAGCAGCGATTTTAGAAGCTCATTTCTATGAGCCGATTCATCAAATCCAGTATAAGGCCTTCTCAGAACACTATGGTTTTGACCCCCTCCCTTGCCGAGTGAGAAAACCTCAAGAAAAGGGAAAGACAGAATCTGGAATAAAATA encodes the following:
- a CDS encoding ISAs1 family transposase encodes the protein MEFISSIAMEFILSLTQPIENHFKHVKDYRRPGSMKHQLLHILFFTLCAVTAGANDLVGVHTWIESNKSWLQKLFKLEHGAPSLSTLRITYMLLDPVSLSECFVNWVKDMIGEGNLRGICINGKAQRATALPDEPNSFVHIVSAWATGHGLTLGQQKVDGKSNEITAIPKLLDLIDIKGTVVTIEGPCSPFRIVTRSCHNKLSLKEKRPSLQ
- the istA gene encoding IS21 family transposase, coding for MCITIQTLWKQGKNKSEISRLTNHDWKTVHNVIKALEQGKSKPDKKPRKSLLDPYREKILELLEMDLSSVRIHEELKAQGCCAAYPTVKGYVGKIKKREDITIRFHAEPGEEGQVDFGYFGKTLDNQGKSRKTWVFNMRLSYSRLDYFEKVYDQTVATFIQCHINAFNYFGGVPASIKIDNLKAAILEAHFYEPIHQIQYKAFSEHYGFDPLPCRVRKPQEKGKTESGIKYVKNNFFAGRNFTDGDHLDKELRKWLDEKCNQRVHGTTRKIPRELFEEKEKKALKPVTKDYFEIALCGKRKVYRDCHVYIDYSYYSVPYKYVGKELDVQQGRD